A single window of Salvia splendens isolate huo1 chromosome 6, SspV2, whole genome shotgun sequence DNA harbors:
- the LOC121808398 gene encoding uncharacterized protein LOC121808398, which yields METSCAYARCSCSLSAAQFSVVPQYNVFLPLPTSRKLRQHMLLPVTAVAKKDLRGSVNDTEPSTIDDGSGKSAKGSGTTARGRRLLKVREEKRKRDQERLHNYPAWAKVLEDACRNDSELRAVLGDSIGDPDLMRKRVEERVRTRGRNITKSKSGSVLAFKVSFRDFNPLDSYIWFELYGSPSDRDVDLLGSVIQSWYVMGRLGAFNTANLQLANSSMEHDPLYDADKGFKVMPSSFHDISDVEFQDNWGRVWVDLGTADIFSIDVLLNCLTVLSSEYLGIQQVVFGGRKLGDWEEGMTSTEFGYKSFKI from the exons ATGGAGACGTCCTGTGCATATGCACGATGTTCATGCTCACTGTCAGCGGCCCAGTTTTCTGTGGTACCTCAATATAATGTATTTCTTCCTCTTCCTACTAGTAGGAAGCTGCGGCAGCATATGCTGCTTCCTGTAACAGCAGTGGCGAAGAAGGATCTTAGAGGGAGTGTCAATGACACAGAGCCGAGTACAATCGATGATGGTAGTGGAAAGTCTGCCAAAGGGTCAGGGACGACAGCAAGAGGGCGCCGTTTGTTGAAAGTTCGGGAGGAAAAGCGGAAACGTGATCAGGAGCGGCTCCACAATTATCCTGCTTGGGCAAA GGTACTGGAAGATGCGTGTAGAAATGATTCCGAGCTTAGAGCTGTTCTGGGAGATAGTATTGGTGATCCTGACCTCATGAGAAAAAGA GTTGAAGAAAGGGTTCGGACGAGGGGCAGAAATATCACAAAATCTAAATCCGGATCTGTCCTTGCATTCAAAGTTAGCTTTAGAGA TTTTAATCCTCTTGATTCATACATATGGTTTGAGTTATATGGATCTCCTTCTGATCGGGATGTTGACCTTCTTGGCAGT GTGATTCAGTCATGGTATGTGATGGGCCGTTTAGGTGCGTTTAATACAGCCAACTTACAG TTAGCTAACTCATCGATGGAGCATGACCCCCTCTATGACGCGGACAAGGGATTCAAGGTGATGCCTTCATCGTTCCATGATATAAGCGATGTTGAATTCCAAGATAACTGGGGCAGAGTCTG GGTGGACCTTGGCACTGCTGATATCTTTTCAATCGACGTGCTTCTTAACTGCTTGACTGTATTGAGCTCAGA ATATTTGGGCATACAACAGGTGGTTTTCGGGGGTAGGAAACTCGGAGACTGGGAAGAAGGGATGACAAGCACTGAATTTGGGTATAAATCcttcaaaatatga